The proteins below come from a single Lujinxingia sediminis genomic window:
- a CDS encoding DUF808 domain-containing protein, whose amino-acid sequence MAGTSLLTLIDDIATLLDDVSVMTKVAAKKTAGLIGDDLAVNAEQVTGFGANRELPVIFAVARGAMINKVILIPAALLISAFLPWLLVPLLLVGGAFLAYEGAHKVHHKFFHKDEEKREHDELRQAARDENVDLVAFEKEKIKGAIRTDFILSAEIIVIALAAVAEQTTDFVTQLGALIAISVIVVVGVYGLVAGIVKIDDLGLKLIKKNDGESALGSFLLNASPKIMKGLGIFGTVAMFLVGGGIFSHNIAPIEHLFHNLANAAGPLSGALRYGLDGLLGVIIGAIIVALLSLVSRIKPAKDEAADGAA is encoded by the coding sequence ATGGCCGGAACAAGCCTGCTTACGCTGATCGACGATATCGCCACGCTCCTCGACGACGTCTCGGTGATGACGAAGGTCGCCGCCAAAAAGACCGCCGGACTTATCGGCGACGACCTGGCGGTGAACGCCGAGCAGGTCACCGGCTTTGGTGCCAACCGTGAGCTCCCGGTGATCTTTGCGGTGGCCAGAGGGGCGATGATCAACAAGGTCATCCTCATCCCGGCCGCCCTGCTGATCAGCGCCTTCTTACCCTGGCTGCTCGTTCCCCTGCTGCTCGTCGGCGGCGCCTTTCTGGCCTACGAGGGCGCGCATAAGGTCCACCACAAGTTCTTTCATAAGGACGAAGAAAAACGCGAGCACGACGAGCTTCGACAGGCCGCCCGCGACGAAAACGTCGATCTGGTGGCCTTTGAAAAAGAGAAGATCAAGGGGGCCATTCGCACCGATTTCATCCTCTCGGCCGAGATCATCGTCATCGCCCTGGCCGCCGTCGCCGAACAGACCACCGACTTTGTCACTCAGCTCGGCGCGCTCATCGCCATCAGCGTCATCGTGGTCGTCGGCGTCTACGGGCTGGTCGCGGGCATCGTCAAGATCGACGACCTGGGCCTCAAGCTCATCAAGAAGAACGATGGCGAGAGCGCCCTGGGCAGCTTCCTGCTCAACGCCTCGCCAAAGATCATGAAGGGGCTGGGGATCTTTGGCACGGTCGCGATGTTTCTGGTCGGCGGGGGCATCTTCTCCCATAACATCGCCCCCATCGAGCACCTCTTCCACAACCTGGCGAACGCGGCCGGCCCCCTCTCCGGGGCGCTGCGCTACGGGCTCGACGGCCTCCTGGGCGTGATCATCGGCGCGATCATCGTCGCGTTGCTCAGCCTGGTAAGCCGCATCAAACCCGCAAAAGATGAGGCCGCCGACGGAGCAGCCTGA
- a CDS encoding helix-turn-helix transcriptional regulator yields MSHVVQIAHAAYRLDGDDHGWLHELLGMMGPGLDRGRGLVGFRWRVEEGRVMPEEFITRGGREGDEAMFRALLQNLDPTRARLAYEKPYCYRSLSEIAQEHPALDDLRDDSDMQQLAHERDVIDFEMLRVDESRCRGWMFSVMRDEVAGVEPARRALWEHVAAHIAAGARLRRRLDRADLESAAVVYDPRTDRLDVRDNALKPSARRETIRAMIAARRHADTLAEHRPMDAMKLWQGLVAGRWSLLDMVDSDGRTYTVLRENAVDVRSTVRLSERERQVAYLVGRGHHTKLVAYELGLSPSTVRSQLRSAMLKLNVEGRAGLIRLVSSVFEAQSPVSVDDAALLALAEQPCNLPVQLSEAERDVARQVYEGLSNEAIATRRKTSPRTVANQLRAIYSKLGLSSREELVQLLGGAEPG; encoded by the coding sequence TTGAGCCATGTTGTGCAGATTGCCCACGCCGCCTACCGCCTTGATGGCGATGATCATGGATGGTTGCACGAGCTTCTGGGGATGATGGGCCCCGGGCTCGATCGGGGGCGAGGGCTGGTGGGGTTTCGCTGGCGGGTGGAAGAGGGGCGGGTGATGCCCGAGGAGTTCATCACCCGCGGAGGTCGCGAGGGTGACGAGGCGATGTTTCGAGCCTTACTTCAAAACCTCGACCCGACACGGGCGCGCCTGGCCTACGAGAAACCCTATTGCTACCGAAGTCTCTCGGAGATCGCGCAGGAGCATCCGGCCTTAGATGATCTGCGAGACGACTCGGACATGCAGCAGCTGGCCCATGAGCGTGACGTGATTGACTTTGAGATGCTGCGGGTCGATGAGTCGCGCTGCCGGGGGTGGATGTTCAGCGTGATGCGCGATGAGGTGGCCGGCGTGGAGCCGGCGCGTCGCGCCCTCTGGGAGCATGTCGCCGCGCATATCGCCGCCGGAGCGAGGTTACGCCGTCGGCTGGATCGGGCGGATCTCGAGAGCGCCGCTGTCGTCTACGATCCTCGTACCGATCGTCTTGATGTTCGCGACAACGCGCTGAAGCCTTCTGCGCGGCGAGAGACGATTCGGGCCATGATCGCCGCGCGCCGTCATGCTGACACGCTGGCCGAGCATCGCCCGATGGATGCGATGAAGTTGTGGCAGGGGCTGGTGGCCGGACGCTGGTCGTTGCTGGATATGGTCGACAGCGACGGCCGCACGTACACGGTTCTGCGGGAGAACGCCGTCGATGTGCGCAGCACTGTGCGTCTGAGCGAGCGAGAGCGACAGGTCGCCTATCTGGTGGGGCGCGGCCATCACACCAAGCTGGTGGCCTATGAGCTGGGGCTTTCGCCCTCGACGGTGCGCTCCCAGCTGCGCTCGGCCATGCTCAAACTCAACGTCGAGGGCCGCGCCGGGTTGATTCGTCTGGTCAGCTCGGTTTTTGAGGCCCAGAGCCCGGTGTCGGTGGATGATGCCGCGCTTCTTGCGCTCGCGGAGCAGCCCTGCAACCTGCCCGTGCAACTCAGCGAGGCCGAGCGCGATGTGGCCCGCCAGGTCTACGAAGGCCTCAGCAATGAGGCCATCGCGACGCGCCGAAAGACCTCGCCGCGAACCGTGGCCAACCAGCTGCGTGCGATCTACAGCAAGTTAGGGTTGAGCTCGCGCGAGGAGCTCGTGCAGCTCCTCGGCGGTGCTGAGCCTGGCTGA
- a CDS encoding DUF6261 family protein — translation MSANVQLTDLLNYRQPTAGAMLFALQKQHARLSPQAGQPAEIDNAELKGMVEEAIAVNTESRALAFDWRNQRKTAPLRREGIAEVDARADRALSQLARAIANWAELELDHPNRQMARKLQAALFPEGVGVTTSLRYEDQNAAIDELLGRLRSDYTSQIDALGLQIHVTQLTTVNAEYTERLSGLQSDALTYDQVQEAHRVGLEAYFAVILRVWNDYLQEPATRALLLAPVDEQEQRVRAYYKRRRIAPPIDPETGEVLDDEVSGLDGEEEAEPVADPSPALDTL, via the coding sequence ATGAGCGCGAATGTGCAGTTGACGGACCTTCTGAACTATCGCCAACCCACCGCCGGCGCGATGCTCTTTGCGCTGCAAAAGCAGCACGCGCGCCTGAGCCCGCAGGCGGGGCAGCCGGCCGAGATCGACAACGCGGAGCTCAAAGGCATGGTCGAGGAGGCCATCGCCGTGAACACCGAGAGCCGGGCGCTGGCCTTCGACTGGCGAAACCAGCGCAAGACCGCGCCGCTGCGGCGCGAGGGCATCGCCGAGGTCGACGCCCGCGCCGACCGCGCGCTCAGCCAGCTGGCGCGCGCCATCGCGAACTGGGCCGAGCTTGAGCTCGACCACCCCAACCGCCAGATGGCCCGCAAGCTGCAGGCCGCGCTCTTCCCCGAGGGCGTCGGGGTGACCACCTCGCTGCGCTACGAAGACCAGAACGCCGCCATCGATGAGCTTCTGGGGCGGCTTCGCAGCGACTACACCAGCCAGATCGACGCGCTGGGTCTGCAGATCCATGTCACGCAATTGACCACGGTGAACGCCGAATACACCGAGCGCCTCTCGGGCCTGCAGAGCGACGCCCTCACCTACGACCAGGTGCAGGAGGCCCACCGCGTCGGGCTTGAGGCGTATTTCGCCGTGATCCTGCGGGTGTGGAACGACTACCTGCAGGAGCCGGCCACCCGCGCCCTGCTTCTGGCGCCGGTCGACGAGCAGGAGCAGCGCGTGCGCGCGTATTATAAGCGCCGGCGCATCGCCCCTCCGATCGACCCGGAGACCGGCGAGGTGCTGGATGATGAGGTGAGCGGGCTGGACGGGGAGGAGGAGGCCGAGCCGGTCGCCGACCCCAGCCCCGCGCTTGATACGCTCTAA